The genomic interval GGTCGCGCTCGGCGCCGACGTCGAGCTGGGCGGAACGGACCAGACCTTCAACCTGCTGGTGGGCCGCGATCTCCAGCGGGCGCACGGCCAGGAGCCCCAGATCGCGCTCACGGTCCCGATCCTCGAGGGGCTCGACGGCACGCAGAAGATGTCCAAGAGCCTCGGCAACTACGTGGGGATCAACGAGAAGCCCGAGGACATCTTCGGCAAGCTCATGTCGGTCTCGGACGAGCTGATGTGGCGCTATTACGAGCTCCTGACGCGGATCCCGGAGAACGAGATCGCGTCGCTCCGCGCGGGCCACCCGATGGACGCGAAGAAGCGGCTGGCACGGACGCTCACGGCCCAGTACCACGGCGAGACCGCGGCCGCCGCGGCCGAGGCGCACTTCGTGCGCGTCCATCAGCAGCGGGACCGGCCGCCGACCGTCGAGCGGCAGCGGGTCGCCGCGCCGGGGGGACGGATCACCCTGGTGCGCGCGCTGACGGCCACGGGCATGGTGGCCTCCAACTCCGAGGCGCGGCGGCAGATCCAGCAGGGCGCAGTGGAGGTGAATCGCGAGCGCGTGCGTCAGGTCGACGCCGAGCTCCGGGCCGGGCAGACGTACGCGGTCAAGGTCGGCAAGCGCCGGTTCCAGGAGATCGAGGTCACCGACGCCGGGTAACCTGGCACCGCCGCCGAAGGACTTGACATGCTGGGCCCCTATCCGTATAGTCAAGTTTCGCCCACGGTGACGTGGGCTTGTCGTGAAGCTCGGTCACCTTCCAAAGCTGACCGCAGTGCT from Candidatus Methylomirabilota bacterium carries:
- the tyrS gene encoding tyrosine--tRNA ligase produces the protein MSRRPFAPAEEQLRVVRRGTAQIIVETELRDKLERSRRSGEPLKVKLGLDPTAPDLHLGHTVVLRKLRDFQDLGHQIIVIIGDFTGMIGDPTGRSETRKPLTWDEIRANADTYRGQLGKVLDMTRTRIEFNSTWLAKLTFEHVIRETAHLTVARMLQREDFAARHASDRPISLHEFLYPIAQAYDSVALGADVELGGTDQTFNLLVGRDLQRAHGQEPQIALTVPILEGLDGTQKMSKSLGNYVGINEKPEDIFGKLMSVSDELMWRYYELLTRIPENEIASLRAGHPMDAKKRLARTLTAQYHGETAAAAAEAHFVRVHQQRDRPPTVERQRVAAPGGRITLVRALTATGMVASNSEARRQIQQGAVEVNRERVRQVDAELRAGQTYAVKVGKRRFQEIEVTDAG